The Trinickia acidisoli genome includes a window with the following:
- a CDS encoding UbiH/UbiF family hydroxylase, with amino-acid sequence MTAHHQTFHVAVVGGGLVGKSAALALAQAGLRVALVAQPAAARPADLPFDARIYALSASSQALLERLRIWQALDHDRLAPVYDMRVFGDALAELHFSAFQAAVSQLAWIVESSLIEHALDAALRFQPQVDWLDTRAQGIDVKADAAYLALATGQVVEADLVVGADGAHSWVRAQMGAHVTRRDYRQTGVVANFKAEKPHGETAYQWFVGGEIVALLPLPDSHVSLVWSARSEHARELLALEPAQLAAAVEQITHGRLGTLECVGPAHGFPLALQSVDRLIAPRVALVGDAAHLIHPLAGQGMNLGLRDVAALADVIAKKEPFRDLGDLVLLRRYERARREDIGALTLATDGLQRLFSVPGTLARSVRNAGMAFVGAQPLVKHWLVTAALG; translated from the coding sequence ATGACTGCCCATCATCAGACGTTTCACGTCGCTGTCGTCGGCGGCGGCCTCGTCGGCAAGAGCGCCGCGCTCGCGCTGGCTCAAGCGGGGCTGCGCGTCGCGCTCGTCGCGCAGCCGGCCGCGGCGCGCCCGGCCGACCTGCCGTTCGACGCACGCATCTATGCGCTTTCGGCCAGCTCGCAAGCCTTGCTCGAGCGGCTGCGCATCTGGCAAGCCCTCGATCACGATCGCCTCGCGCCCGTCTACGACATGCGCGTGTTCGGCGATGCGCTGGCCGAACTGCATTTCTCGGCGTTCCAAGCCGCGGTGTCTCAGCTCGCTTGGATCGTCGAGTCGTCGCTGATCGAGCATGCGCTCGATGCCGCACTGCGTTTCCAGCCGCAGGTCGATTGGCTCGACACGCGAGCCCAAGGAATCGACGTGAAGGCGGACGCGGCGTACCTCGCGCTCGCGACCGGCCAGGTCGTCGAGGCCGATCTCGTCGTCGGCGCGGACGGCGCGCATTCATGGGTGCGCGCCCAAATGGGCGCGCACGTGACACGGCGCGACTACCGGCAAACGGGCGTCGTCGCGAATTTCAAGGCCGAGAAGCCGCACGGCGAGACGGCCTATCAATGGTTCGTCGGCGGCGAGATCGTCGCGCTGCTGCCGTTACCCGATTCGCATGTCTCGCTCGTTTGGTCGGCCCGCAGCGAGCACGCGCGCGAACTGCTGGCGCTCGAGCCGGCGCAGCTCGCGGCCGCCGTTGAGCAGATCACGCACGGCCGGCTCGGCACGCTCGAATGCGTCGGGCCCGCGCACGGCTTTCCGCTGGCGCTGCAATCGGTCGATCGGCTGATCGCGCCGCGCGTCGCGCTCGTCGGCGACGCCGCCCACTTGATTCACCCGCTCGCAGGCCAAGGGATGAACCTCGGCCTGCGCGACGTCGCCGCGCTGGCCGACGTAATCGCCAAGAAGGAACCCTTTCGCGATCTCGGCGATCTCGTGCTATTACGTCGCTATGAACGCGCGCGGCGGGAGGACATCGGCGCATTGACGCTCGCGACCGACGGCCTGCAGCGTCTGTTCTCCGTACCGGGCACGCTCGCGCGGTCGGTGCGCAACGCGGGGATGGCGTTTGTCGGCGCGCAGCCGCTCGTCAAGCACTGGCTCGTGACAGCGGCGCTCGGCTGA
- a CDS encoding DsbC family protein: protein MRNVMRIAAAAALAAVVALGCTAHADQTTDKLKATLQARLPELQIKGISKAPIAGLYEVNLGTQLVYTDASGDYVIAGDLVDTKTRSNLSEARLSEINKIDFASLPLERAVKVVKGNGSRRIAVFSDPNCPYCKQLETTLKSVDNVTVYTFLYPVLTPDSMTKSKAIWCSADRAKTWEAWMVDRHPPASAPANCDTSVLQKNLALGQGLNVTGTPTIILSDGRRLPGAVSADELNEALASAH from the coding sequence ATGCGCAATGTCATGCGAATCGCAGCCGCGGCGGCGCTGGCCGCCGTCGTCGCGCTTGGCTGCACGGCTCACGCCGACCAAACGACCGACAAGCTGAAAGCGACGCTTCAAGCGCGTCTGCCCGAGCTCCAGATCAAGGGCATCTCGAAGGCGCCCATCGCGGGCCTCTACGAAGTCAATTTGGGCACACAGTTGGTCTATACCGATGCCAGCGGCGACTACGTGATCGCGGGCGACCTCGTCGATACCAAAACGCGCAGCAATTTGAGCGAGGCACGTCTGTCCGAGATCAACAAGATCGATTTCGCCAGCCTGCCGCTCGAGCGCGCCGTCAAGGTCGTCAAAGGCAACGGCAGCCGCCGCATCGCCGTGTTCTCGGACCCGAACTGCCCGTACTGCAAGCAACTCGAGACGACGCTCAAATCCGTCGACAACGTCACTGTCTATACGTTCTTGTATCCCGTGCTGACGCCTGACTCGATGACGAAGTCGAAGGCGATCTGGTGCTCGGCCGATCGCGCGAAGACGTGGGAGGCGTGGATGGTCGACCGTCACCCGCCCGCCAGCGCGCCCGCCAATTGCGACACGTCGGTGCTCCAGAAGAATCTCGCGCTCGGACAGGGACTGAACGTCACCGGCACGCCGACGATCATCTTGTCCGACGGCCGCCGTCTGCCCGGCGCTGTTTCGGCGGACGAACTCAATGAAGCGCTGGCGAGCGCGCACTGA
- a CDS encoding M61 family metallopeptidase: MKPTRYAIVPKHPAAHLFEVTLTLADPDPDGQRFALPTWIPGSYLVREFARNIVTLSAFNEAGRKVRVAKTDKQTWQVAPVKGGVLTLRYEVYAWDMSVRTAHLDDTTGFFNGTSVFLLPAGREAAACIVDIQKPAGASYKDWRVATALPEARGTKRYGFGEYRAQNYDELVDHPVTLGQFALASFKAHGVPHDIVIAGRTVSVDMARLAADLKRICEAQIALFEPRTEKAPVERYVFMTQVVSDGYGGLEHRASTALICNRADLPVLGRPETSEAYRTYLGLCSHEYFHTWNVKRIKPAAFAPYDLSRENYTSLLWLFEGFTSYYDDLMLVRSGAIAEADYYALVGKTLGGVLRGSGRLKQSVAESSFDAWIKYYRQDENAPNAIVSYYQKGSLVALAFDLAIRARTDHRKSLDDVMRLLWQRYGRHFYSGKMAGVGEDEVEALIAEATGVELGPLFHEAVHGTRDLPLEALFEPFGVTLEPQWGDGSGKSGQGAADGTRSGKPSLGARVRAGVDCVLAAVHDGSAAQKAGLSAGDVLIAVDGLRVTGSNLDTLLGRYLPGATVEIHAFRRDELRVARLKLDGPEVTRYQLVAAAEKRGAPARRARERWLNG; encoded by the coding sequence ATGAAGCCCACCCGCTACGCCATCGTTCCCAAGCATCCGGCCGCTCACCTATTCGAAGTCACGCTCACGCTGGCCGATCCCGACCCGGACGGCCAGCGGTTCGCGTTGCCGACGTGGATTCCGGGCAGCTACCTCGTGCGCGAATTCGCGCGCAACATCGTGACGCTCAGCGCATTCAACGAGGCGGGGCGCAAGGTTCGCGTCGCAAAGACCGACAAGCAGACGTGGCAGGTCGCGCCCGTCAAGGGCGGCGTGCTGACGTTGCGCTACGAGGTCTATGCGTGGGACATGTCGGTGCGCACCGCGCACTTGGACGATACGACCGGCTTCTTCAACGGGACCAGCGTGTTCCTGCTGCCGGCCGGCCGCGAAGCGGCCGCGTGCATCGTCGACATCCAAAAGCCCGCGGGCGCGTCGTATAAAGACTGGCGCGTGGCGACGGCATTGCCCGAGGCGCGCGGCACGAAGCGCTACGGCTTCGGCGAGTATCGCGCGCAGAATTACGACGAGCTCGTCGATCATCCCGTCACGCTCGGGCAATTCGCGCTGGCCAGCTTCAAGGCGCATGGCGTGCCGCACGACATCGTCATCGCCGGACGCACCGTGTCCGTCGACATGGCGCGGCTCGCTGCCGATCTGAAACGCATCTGCGAAGCGCAAATCGCTTTGTTCGAGCCGCGCACGGAAAAAGCGCCCGTCGAGCGCTACGTGTTCATGACGCAAGTCGTCAGCGACGGTTACGGCGGGCTCGAACATCGCGCGTCGACGGCGCTCATCTGCAATCGCGCCGATTTGCCCGTCCTCGGCCGGCCCGAGACGTCGGAGGCGTATCGGACCTATCTTGGCTTGTGCAGCCACGAGTACTTCCACACGTGGAACGTCAAGCGCATCAAGCCGGCCGCGTTCGCCCCGTACGACCTCTCGCGCGAAAACTACACGTCGCTGCTGTGGCTGTTCGAGGGCTTTACGTCGTACTACGACGATCTGATGCTCGTGCGTAGCGGAGCGATCGCCGAAGCCGACTATTACGCGCTCGTCGGCAAGACGCTCGGCGGCGTGTTGCGCGGCAGCGGCCGGTTGAAACAGAGCGTGGCCGAAAGCTCGTTCGACGCCTGGATCAAGTATTACCGCCAGGACGAGAACGCACCGAACGCCATCGTCAGCTACTACCAGAAGGGCTCGCTCGTCGCGTTGGCATTCGATTTGGCGATACGCGCGCGCACCGATCATCGCAAGTCGCTCGACGACGTCATGCGTTTGCTGTGGCAGCGTTATGGCCGCCACTTCTACAGCGGCAAGATGGCCGGCGTCGGCGAGGACGAAGTCGAGGCGTTGATTGCCGAGGCGACGGGCGTCGAACTCGGGCCGCTTTTCCACGAGGCCGTGCACGGCACGCGCGACCTGCCGCTCGAAGCCCTGTTCGAGCCGTTCGGCGTGACGCTCGAGCCGCAATGGGGCGACGGCAGCGGTAAGAGCGGGCAGGGCGCGGCCGATGGCACGCGCAGCGGTAAGCCGTCGCTCGGCGCACGCGTGCGCGCGGGCGTCGACTGCGTGCTGGCGGCCGTACACGACGGCAGCGCGGCGCAAAAGGCCGGGTTGTCGGCCGGCGACGTATTGATCGCCGTCGATGGGCTGCGCGTGACGGGCTCGAACCTCGACACGCTGCTCGGTCGCTATTTGCCGGGAGCGACCGTGGAGATTCACGCGTTCCGACGCGATGAGTTGCGCGTGGCGCGCCTCAAGCTCGACGGGCCCGAGGTGACGCGCTATCAGCTCGTTGCCGCCGCCGAGAAGCGCGGCGCGCCCGCTAGACGTGCGCGGGAGCGCTGGCTGAACGGCTGA
- a CDS encoding FMN-dependent NADH-azoreductase, which produces MTTILQLNSAARSQGANSTLLANELAAKLQQSKPGAQLVLRDLLADALPHLDDAVLGAFFTPAEQRSPGQAAIVARSDELIAELQAADVIVIGAPMYNFGISSQLKTYFDWIARAGVTFRYTANGPEGLVKGKKAYVVSARGGKYAGTPNDSQTPHIKAFLGLIGITDVEFIYAEGMNLGPDVAGAALASAREAIAAAA; this is translated from the coding sequence ATGACCACGATCCTTCAACTGAATTCGGCCGCGCGTTCGCAAGGCGCGAATTCGACGCTGCTCGCCAATGAACTCGCCGCAAAGCTACAGCAATCGAAGCCGGGCGCGCAGCTCGTCCTGCGCGACTTGCTGGCCGATGCTTTGCCGCATCTTGACGACGCCGTGCTCGGCGCGTTCTTCACGCCGGCCGAGCAGCGTTCGCCGGGCCAAGCGGCGATCGTCGCACGCAGCGACGAACTGATCGCCGAGCTGCAAGCTGCCGATGTGATCGTGATCGGCGCGCCGATGTACAACTTCGGCATCTCGTCGCAATTGAAGACCTATTTCGACTGGATCGCCCGCGCGGGCGTGACTTTCCGCTACACGGCGAACGGCCCCGAAGGGCTCGTCAAAGGGAAGAAGGCTTATGTCGTCTCGGCACGCGGCGGCAAGTACGCGGGTACGCCGAACGACAGCCAAACGCCGCATATCAAGGCGTTCCTCGGCCTCATCGGTATCACCGACGTCGAGTTCATCTACGCTGAAGGCATGAACCTGGGCCCGGATGTAGCCGGCGCGGCGCTCGCGTCCGCCCGCGAAGCGATCGCCGCTGCGGCGTAA
- a CDS encoding uracil-DNA glycosylase, which yields MKAKPRSRAAAASDPAQGSLFDRAEDASAVAKAQAKAGSDLNGPAAPQERGAPTGLSIPLESQFGALPPAWREHLRAFVDSAAYRPLCAFVDEQIATGKIVYPAEVFRALRLTSPDDVKVVIVGQDPYHGDDKGHPQAHGLAFSVPSPVRPPPSLRNIFKEIAAEFGFAMPAHGCLDAWARQGVLLLNTVLTVEQGKAASHAKRGWEACTDTLIRELAHRHEHLVFMLWGAHAQAKRALLETRPHGVLEAPHPSPLSAHRGFLGCGHFRLANEYLVANGRAPIDWRLPETVDA from the coding sequence GTGAAGGCGAAGCCGCGGAGTCGGGCAGCGGCTGCGAGCGACCCGGCGCAAGGATCGTTGTTCGACAGGGCGGAAGACGCCTCGGCGGTAGCGAAGGCACAAGCGAAAGCGGGCTCGGACCTAAATGGACCTGCCGCGCCACAAGAGCGTGGAGCACCGACAGGGCTCTCTATCCCGCTTGAATCGCAATTTGGCGCCTTGCCTCCCGCCTGGCGCGAGCATCTGCGCGCGTTCGTCGATAGCGCCGCTTATCGGCCGCTCTGCGCATTCGTCGACGAACAGATCGCTACGGGCAAGATCGTCTACCCAGCCGAAGTATTCCGCGCACTGCGATTGACGAGCCCTGACGACGTCAAGGTCGTCATCGTCGGGCAAGACCCCTACCACGGCGACGACAAGGGCCATCCGCAAGCGCATGGCCTCGCATTTTCGGTACCGTCGCCCGTGCGGCCGCCGCCGTCGCTGCGCAATATTTTCAAGGAAATCGCCGCCGAGTTCGGCTTCGCGATGCCGGCGCACGGCTGCCTCGACGCGTGGGCCCGGCAAGGCGTATTGCTGCTCAACACCGTGCTGACGGTGGAGCAAGGCAAGGCGGCGAGCCACGCGAAGCGTGGCTGGGAAGCTTGCACCGACACGCTGATCCGCGAACTCGCCCATCGGCACGAGCACCTCGTCTTCATGCTCTGGGGCGCGCATGCGCAAGCCAAACGCGCACTGCTCGAGACGCGTCCTCATGGCGTGCTCGAAGCGCCGCACCCGTCGCCGCTATCGGCGCATCGCGGCTTTCTCGGGTGCGGGCATTTCCGCCTTGCCAACGAATATCTCGTCGCGAATGGCCGTGCGCCGATCGATTGGCGCCTGCCCGAGACGGTCGACGCTTAA
- a CDS encoding CYTH domain-containing protein, with amino-acid sequence MSIEREIKLALPPEQADAADRFFTGIAGAPGRDVPLTNIYFDTPSLALARARIALRLRKTPDGWLQTLKAAGTAEGGLHSRHEWETAVANEALEFDALAAACDDGTALAALRAAASELDERFRTTFVRRLWRFEFDGARIEAAIDRGEVTAPVDGQTRRDAISEIELELLKGDEQALHALTAKLSAAVPGLMPENVNKAQRGYRLCAR; translated from the coding sequence ATGAGCATCGAACGCGAAATCAAACTGGCGCTGCCGCCCGAACAAGCCGACGCGGCCGACCGGTTCTTCACCGGCATTGCCGGCGCGCCGGGACGTGACGTGCCGCTCACGAACATCTACTTCGATACGCCTTCGCTTGCGCTCGCTCGCGCGAGGATCGCCCTGCGGCTGCGCAAGACGCCCGACGGCTGGCTGCAAACGCTGAAGGCAGCGGGCACGGCCGAAGGAGGCTTGCATAGCCGTCACGAGTGGGAAACGGCGGTCGCGAACGAAGCGCTCGAATTCGATGCGCTCGCCGCCGCGTGCGACGACGGAACCGCGCTCGCCGCGCTGCGCGCCGCGGCATCGGAACTCGATGAGCGTTTTCGGACGACGTTCGTGCGGCGCCTTTGGCGTTTTGAATTCGACGGCGCGCGAATCGAGGCCGCCATCGATCGGGGAGAAGTGACGGCTCCGGTCGACGGGCAAACGCGACGCGATGCGATCAGCGAAATCGAGCTCGAATTGTTGAAGGGCGACGAGCAAGCGCTGCATGCGTTGACGGCCAAGCTGTCGGCCGCGGTCCCTGGGCTCATGCCGGAAAACGTCAACAAAGCGCAGCGAGGTTATCGGCTGTGCGCTCGGTGA